One window of Corvus moneduloides isolate bCorMon1 chromosome 13, bCorMon1.pri, whole genome shotgun sequence genomic DNA carries:
- the ANPEP gene encoding aminopeptidase N translates to MAAGFFISKTVGIVAIVLGLGAVATIIALSVVYAQEKNKGTSDVGTSSTPGPNITTTPTSTPTPNNPWNRWRLPTTLKPDSYEVSLQPFLKADANNMYIFKGNSSVVFICMEATNLILIHSNKLNYTMHGSFHATLQAEGGGSAPAISRTWLETPTQYLVVQLETPLQQGQRYRLSCNFTGELADDLAGFYRSEYTDKSGNKQVVATTQMQAADARKAFPCFDEPAMKANFTVTLVHPSNYVAISNMPAKNTMQQMIDGEAWNVTEFETTPRMSTYLLAFIVSQFTYVQNDSESTLIRIWGRPEAISEGQGNYALNVTGPILSFFEGHYNTAYPLPKSDQVGLPDFNAGAMENWGLVTYRENSLLFDAAYSSIGNKERVVTVIAHELAHQWFGNLVTLRWWNDLWLNEGFASYVEYLGADSAEPSWNIKDLMVLNEMHAVMATDALASSHPLSFHEEEINTPAQISEVFDSIAYSKGASVLRMLSDFLSEDIFKQGLQSYLHTFAYNNTVYTDLWVHLQEAVNKNNVPLPNNISDIMDRWTLQMGFPVVTVDTRTGTINQTHFLLDPASSVDRPSAFNYTWIIPITWMIDKSHGNSSYWLTDVTATNNQFKLNSSSWLLLNLNVTGYFRVNYNQENWDQLLNQLVADHQVFPVINRAQIIDDAFNLARAKYVNVTLALNTTRFLSQETEYMPWQAALSNLQYFQLMFDRSEVFGAMSSYMKKQVTPLFAYYKNITNDWKDIPSGLMVQYNEINAISTACSYGITECQDLATNYLLQWQQNASNNPVPPNLRSAIYCSMVATGGEEAWNFLWDRFREASVVSEADKLRTALSCSPHPWILSRYLEYTLDPTKIRKQDATSTINSIASNVVGQPLAWDFIRGNWRMLFSQYGGGSFSFSRLILSVTQRFSSEFELQQLEQFKKDNQDIGFGSGTRALEQALERTRANINWVKENQATVLAWFRGETS, encoded by the exons aTGGCAGCCGGCTTCTTCATCAGCAAGACTGTGGGCATTGTGGCCATCGTGCTGGGCCTGGGGGCTGTGGCCACCATTATTGCACTCTCGGTGGTGTACGCCCAGGAGAAGAACAAGGGAACGTCTGATGTGGGTACCAGCAGCACGCCTGGCCCCAACATCACCACCACCCCCAcctccacccccacccccaacaACCCCTGGAACCGGTGGAGGTTGCCGACCACGCTGAAGCCGGATAGCTACgaggtgtccctgcagcccttcctgAAGGCCGACGCCAACAACATGTACATCTTCAAGGGCAACAGCAGTGTGGTCTTCATCTGTATGGAAGCCACCAACCTCATCCTCATCCACAGCAACAAGCTGAACTACACCATGCATGGCTCCTTCCATGCCACATTGCAGGCAGAGGGTGGTGGCAGTGCCCCTGCAATCTCCCGCACCTGGCTGGAGACTCCCACCCAGTACCTGGTGGTGCAGCTGGAGACccccctgcagcagggccagcgGTACCGGCTGTCCTGCAACTTCACCGGGGAGCTGGCTGATGACCTGGCTGGCTTCTATCGCAGCGAATACACGGACAAGTCAGGCAACAA GCAGGTGGTGGCCACCACGCAGATGCAGGCGGCTGATGCACGCAAAGCTTTCCCCTGCTTCGACGAGCCGGCCATGAAAGCCAACTTCACAGTTACACTGGTCCACCCCTCCAACTATGTGGCCATTTCGAACATGCCTGCCAAGA ACACCATGCAGCAGATGATTGATGGGGAGGCCTGGAATGTCACTGAGTTCGAAACCACCCCCAGGATGTCCACGTACCTTCTGGCCTTCATTGTCAGCCAGTTCACCTACGTGCAGAATGACTCAGAGAGTACACTG ATTCGCATCTGGGGCCGCCCCGAGGCCATCAGCGAGGGCCAGGGCAACTACGCACTCAATGTCACTGGCCCCATCCTCAGTTTCTTTGAGGGTCATTACAACACGGCCTACCCGCTCCCAAAGTCTG ACCAGGTTGGCCTCCCTGATTTCAACGCGGGCGCGATGGAGAACTGGGGGCTGGTGACCTACCGGGAGAACTCACTGCTCTTTGATGCTGCATACTCCTCCATTGGCAACAAGGAGCGGGTGGTGACCGTCATCGCCCATGAGCTGGCCCACCAG TGGTTTGGGAATTTGGTGACGCTGCGGTGGTGGAACGACCTGTGGCTGAATGAGGGCTTCGCCTCGTATGTGGAATACCTAGGCGCCGACTCAGCTGAGCCCTCCTGGAACATC AAAGACCTGATGGTGCTGAACGAGATGCATGCAGTGATGGCAACAGATGCCCTGGCCAGCTCCCACCCACTCTCCTTCCACGAGGAAGAGATCAACACCCCAGCCCAGATCAGTGAAGTCTTTGACAGCATCGCCTACAGCAAG ggagcGTCGGTGCTGCGGATGCTCTCGGACTTCCTCAGCGAGGACATCTTCAAGCAAGGGCTGCAG TCCTACCTCCACACCTTTGCCTACAACAACACTGTCTACACTGACCTCTGGGTTCATCTGCAAGAG GCGGTGAATAAGAACAACGTCCCACTGCCTAACAATATCAGCGACATCATGGATCGCTGGACGCTGCAGATGGGCTTCCCTGTGGTGACTGTTGACACTCGCACCGGCACCATCAACCAGACCCATTTTCTGCTGGACCCTGCATCCTCTGTGGACAGACCCTCTGCCTTCAA CTACACCTGGATCATCCCCATCACCTGGATGATAGACAAGAGCCATGGGAACAGCAGCTACTGGCTGACCGATGTCACAG ccACCAACAACCAGTTCAAGCTCAACAGCTccagctggctcctgctgaACCTCAATGTCACTGGGTACTTCCGTGTCAATTACAACCAGGAGAACTGGGATCAGCTCCTCAACCAGCTTGTTGCTGACCACCAG GTCTTCCCTGTGATCAACCGTGCCCAGATCATTGATGACGCCTTTAACCTGGCCAG GGCCAAGTACGTCAACGTGACCTTGGCTCTGAACACGACACGGTTCCTGAGCCAGGAGACGGAATACATGCCCTGGCAGGCAGCGCTCAGCAACCTCCAGTACTTCCAGCTGATGTTTGACCGCAGCGAGGTCTTTGGGGCCATGTCG AGCTACATGAAGAAGCAGGTGACTCCTCTCTTCGCCTACTACAAGAACATCACCAATGACTGGAAAGATATCCCCAGTGGCCTGATGGTCCA GTACAATGAGATCAATGCCAtcagcactgcctgctcctACGGCATCACCGAGTGCCAGGATTTGGCCACCAACTACTTGCTCCAGTGGCAGCAGAATGCCAGCAACAACCC GGTCCCCCCGAACCTGCGCTCAGCCATCTACTGCAGCATGGTGGCCACGGGTGGGGAGGAGGCCTGGAATTTCCTCTGGGACAGGTTCCGAGAGGCCTCTGTGGTGTCTGAGGCCGACAAGCTCCGCACagccctctcctgcagcccccaccccTGGATCCTCAGCAG GTACCTGGAGTACACCCTTGACCCTACAAAGATCCGGAAGCAGGATGCCACCTCCACGATCAACAGCATTGCCAGCAATGTTGTGGGGCAGCCCCTGGCCTGGGACTTCATCCGTGGCAACTGGAGGATGCTCTTCAGCCA GTATGGGGGcggctccttctccttctcccgCCTGATTTTATCTGTGACCCAGCGCTTTTCCTCAGAATTTGAGCTACAGCAG CTGGAGCAGTTCAAGAAAGACAACCAGGACATCGGGTTTGGGTCGGGGACGCGGGCGCTGGAGCAGGCGCTGGAGCGGACGCGCGCTAACATCAACTGGGTGAAGGAGAACCAGGCGACGGTGCTGGCGTGGTTCAGGGGCGAGACCAGCTAA